One part of the Sorangiineae bacterium MSr11954 genome encodes these proteins:
- a CDS encoding ABC transporter substrate-binding protein translates to MRWIRGKAKLFYARIACSGLAMALMASATAGCREPLAAPIPSAQSDEASPRRGGTLHLASFGDVRGLDSVTGEALASQMGELIYAGLVDLDAKANVIPDLATHWERTSDGLTYTFFLRSNVRFHDGEELTADDVKRSMERALHPTTPNALGSFYENLAGFDEYTTKNAPELPGVEVVGRYAVAFHLKKPDATFLTLMALMPARPVCKSAGHRYVDTWSPCGAGPFKLLPGGWEHGRSLTLVRHEGYFRPGLPYLDAVNVTYGMNLVTQRFKFEAGVLDVLRETLQADALRFQNDPRWKPYATLEPSIQSFGENMNTEMPPFDNVEVRRAVACAIDREQYHLLRASNVSAHTHAVPADVPGYNPNVPGQKLDLAEALEHMRKAGFPYDPATGRGGYEPHIEYVVQRQSFGEYTAQVLKQSLAKIGIRIDIRAVNFPTYLALTHRRHRVAFSPQGWSQDYPDAIDFYDSLFASKSINDEDSSNSAFYKNPTLDDVLEQAHHELDPAARQALLDRAESIVQGDAPWAFTHSYRFVNVRQPYVRNYRLHPSWTFEVREMWFDRIKDVMVTGALGPLLRSRTPERAGMATRRSLR, encoded by the coding sequence ATGCGCTGGATCCGCGGGAAAGCTAAGCTATTTTACGCGCGCATCGCGTGCAGCGGCTTGGCCATGGCGCTGATGGCGTCGGCGACCGCGGGTTGCCGCGAACCTTTGGCGGCGCCCATCCCCTCCGCACAATCCGACGAAGCATCGCCGCGGCGCGGCGGAACGTTGCATCTTGCATCTTTTGGCGATGTGCGCGGCCTCGACAGCGTCACGGGCGAGGCCTTGGCGTCGCAAATGGGCGAGCTTATCTATGCGGGCTTGGTCGATCTGGACGCGAAGGCCAACGTCATCCCCGATCTCGCCACGCACTGGGAGCGGACCTCGGACGGGCTCACATACACCTTTTTCTTGCGCTCGAACGTGCGCTTCCACGATGGCGAAGAGCTCACGGCCGACGACGTGAAGCGCTCGATGGAGCGCGCCCTTCATCCTACGACGCCCAACGCCCTCGGCAGCTTCTACGAGAACCTCGCGGGCTTCGACGAGTACACCACCAAGAACGCGCCCGAGCTGCCGGGCGTGGAGGTGGTCGGGCGCTACGCCGTCGCGTTTCACCTCAAAAAGCCGGATGCCACCTTCCTCACCTTGATGGCCCTCATGCCCGCGCGCCCCGTTTGCAAGAGCGCGGGCCATCGCTACGTCGATACGTGGTCGCCGTGCGGCGCGGGTCCGTTCAAGCTCTTGCCCGGAGGGTGGGAGCACGGCCGGAGCCTCACCCTCGTGCGGCACGAGGGCTACTTCAGACCCGGGCTGCCGTACCTCGATGCCGTCAATGTCACGTATGGGATGAACTTGGTCACGCAGCGGTTCAAGTTCGAGGCGGGCGTCCTCGACGTGCTGCGCGAGACGCTGCAAGCCGATGCGCTTCGATTCCAGAACGATCCGCGCTGGAAGCCTTACGCCACCTTGGAGCCATCGATCCAGAGCTTTGGCGAGAACATGAACACGGAGATGCCGCCCTTCGACAATGTCGAGGTGCGGCGCGCGGTGGCCTGCGCCATCGATCGCGAGCAGTACCATTTGCTCCGAGCGAGCAACGTGTCGGCCCATACGCACGCCGTTCCCGCCGACGTACCCGGATACAACCCGAACGTCCCGGGCCAGAAGCTCGATTTGGCCGAGGCCCTCGAGCACATGCGAAAGGCGGGCTTCCCGTACGATCCGGCCACCGGCCGCGGAGGCTACGAGCCGCACATCGAGTACGTGGTCCAGCGGCAAAGCTTCGGCGAGTACACGGCGCAGGTCCTCAAGCAAAGCCTCGCCAAGATTGGGATCCGCATCGACATTCGGGCGGTGAACTTCCCCACCTACCTGGCGCTCACCCACCGCCGCCACCGCGTCGCCTTTTCGCCGCAAGGGTGGAGCCAGGATTACCCCGACGCCATCGACTTCTACGACTCGCTCTTTGCGTCGAAGTCGATCAACGACGAGGACAGCAGCAACTCCGCATTTTACAAGAATCCGACCCTCGACGACGTCTTGGAGCAGGCGCACCACGAGCTCGACCCCGCCGCGCGGCAAGCGCTCCTCGATCGCGCGGAGAGCATCGTGCAAGGCGATGCGCCGTGGGCCTTCACGCATAGTTACCGCTTCGTCAACGTGCGCCAGCCCTACGTGCGCAACTACCGGCTCCACCCCTCGTGGACCTTCGAGGTGCGCGAGATGTGGTTCGATCGCATCAAAGACGTCATGGTCACGGGCGCGCTGGGGCCTTTGCTGCGCTCCCGCACGCCGGAGCGCGCGGGGATGGCCACGCGGCGGAGCCTGCGTTGA
- a CDS encoding ABC transporter permease, whose product MKRLAERLVWAVLVLWAVITLTFVINNVLPGDPARMVAGPAARPADIERIRQQLGLDRPLLAQYARFMSRLVHTPRAAADDVPDKEHASCAAWGQLHIDLGKSYQQRRPVTTILAEKLPRTAMLAMAALLVQLVLGVLMGILAAMKRGTRADLGIVGVSLLGVSMPTFMLGIGLQYVFAHRLKWLPLDGFGKTPRENLLSLVLPALTLGIFGAAYYTRLVRDEMIGLLQQDYIRTALAKGASRYRAVLVHALRNALVPIVTVVALDLGALVGGAVVTETLFRWPGIGALSVNALLDRDGPVILGTVLLTSTAIVLSNVVADFLYVLLDPRIRASSGDTPR is encoded by the coding sequence TTGAAGCGCCTGGCGGAGAGGCTGGTGTGGGCCGTCCTGGTGCTCTGGGCCGTGATCACCTTGACCTTCGTCATCAACAACGTGCTCCCCGGCGATCCGGCCCGCATGGTGGCGGGACCGGCGGCGCGGCCCGCCGACATCGAACGCATCCGCCAGCAGCTCGGGCTCGATCGCCCTCTGCTCGCGCAATATGCGCGCTTCATGTCACGGCTCGTGCACACCCCGCGCGCGGCGGCCGACGACGTCCCCGACAAAGAGCACGCGAGCTGCGCGGCCTGGGGCCAGCTCCACATCGACTTGGGAAAGAGCTACCAGCAAAGGCGCCCGGTCACGACCATCCTCGCCGAGAAGCTCCCGCGCACCGCCATGTTGGCCATGGCGGCGCTGCTCGTGCAGCTCGTGCTCGGTGTGCTCATGGGGATCCTGGCGGCCATGAAGAGAGGGACGCGCGCCGATCTCGGCATCGTCGGGGTGAGCCTGCTCGGGGTCAGCATGCCCACGTTCATGTTGGGCATCGGCCTCCAATACGTGTTCGCGCACCGGCTCAAATGGCTGCCGCTCGACGGCTTCGGCAAAACGCCGCGCGAGAACCTGCTCTCGCTCGTTCTCCCCGCGCTCACCCTGGGGATCTTCGGGGCGGCTTATTACACGCGCCTCGTCCGCGACGAGATGATCGGCCTCTTGCAACAAGATTACATTCGAACGGCCCTCGCCAAGGGAGCTTCGCGCTACCGCGCGGTGCTGGTTCATGCCTTGCGCAACGCGCTCGTCCCCATCGTCACGGTGGTCGCGCTGGATCTGGGGGCCTTGGTCGGCGGCGCGGTGGTCACCGAGACGCTCTTTCGCTGGCCCGGCATCGGTGCCCTCAGCGTCAATGCGCTGCTCGACCGCGATGGTCCCGTCATCCTCGGCACCGTGTTGCTCACGTCGACGGCCATCGTATTGAGCAACGTCGTCGCCGATTTTCTCTACGTGCTCCTCGACCCGCGCATCCGCGCTTCATCCGGCGATACGCCGCGCTGA
- a CDS encoding response regulator, which yields MAKQQLLLVDADPRSTRVLEVSLKKAGYSVTTASDGLDAISKLEVSTPDLVLSDTRLPRLDGYALVRRLKERVEWASIPVVFLTSQKSVEDKIRGLELGVEDYLTKPIFVRELLARVNLLLARRTHDTISTRNSVPGRTRFTGSIQDMAVVDLLQTFEVSRKSGVVHLSSGPQQAHVFFRDGKIVDANLGRLRGEEAIYRILIWNEADFEVEFTQVKNEDIIGTSTQGILMEGMRRVDEWTRLLEQLPPLSTIFEIDHAQLLERLNEIPDELNGILRLFDGQRSLMDVVDESPFEDLSTLSTISKLYFEGLLIELDDVADEVHDTEPSADDSVVPAELGLADTTRPPPSAIEEMLVVPGPDSLTPPPAASRDLAALFTQDGKGGAEADAKDDHGVGGDAGDDGEDDDREDDEDDEEDAREDDYDDENGVGHAAFSPDDQDETTQPEVPVSKAKLRALVEEAESDSDVTVPVGRAYRRRTEDDAAVFLPMRNQGSGVAQRAAALVGGALVVVVLAVLYFRWQDGQEGPAIQAAAASSPSSEKGAAPAKVVADGPKLAISSAVTTASSSASPVAEADAGLVKAATADVGKAPAGAGSSSSEGTPSSAASASSRRRHPPRSEAAEADASTVAAAGGGASPSGSAGAAVAPAGAGGGTLTQQAQRLLERGNPTGAAELARKAVNGDPTNAEAWLTLGAAHDAAGNHALARGAYKSCVDSGQGPRVSECRALAGGP from the coding sequence GTGGCCAAGCAACAGCTCCTGCTCGTCGATGCCGACCCGCGTAGCACGCGGGTCCTGGAAGTCAGCCTGAAAAAGGCTGGCTACAGCGTCACGACTGCGTCCGATGGGCTCGATGCCATCAGCAAGCTGGAAGTCTCGACCCCCGACTTGGTGCTGTCGGACACGCGCCTACCGCGGCTCGATGGTTACGCGCTGGTGCGCCGTCTGAAGGAGCGGGTCGAGTGGGCGAGCATCCCGGTGGTGTTCCTCACCAGCCAGAAGTCGGTGGAGGACAAAATCCGCGGGCTCGAGCTCGGGGTCGAAGATTACCTGACCAAGCCCATCTTCGTTCGCGAGCTGCTCGCGCGGGTCAATCTTCTGCTCGCGCGCCGCACGCACGACACGATCTCCACCCGCAACTCGGTGCCCGGGCGCACCCGGTTCACGGGGTCCATCCAAGACATGGCGGTGGTGGACCTGCTGCAGACCTTCGAGGTCTCGCGCAAGAGCGGGGTGGTGCACCTGTCGAGCGGGCCGCAGCAGGCGCACGTCTTCTTCCGGGATGGGAAGATCGTGGACGCGAACCTCGGTCGCCTGCGCGGCGAGGAGGCCATTTACCGGATCTTGATCTGGAACGAGGCCGACTTCGAGGTCGAGTTCACCCAGGTCAAGAACGAGGACATCATCGGCACGTCGACGCAGGGCATCCTCATGGAGGGCATGCGCCGGGTCGACGAGTGGACGCGCCTCCTCGAGCAGCTCCCTCCGCTTTCGACCATCTTCGAGATCGATCATGCGCAGCTGCTCGAGCGGCTGAACGAGATCCCCGACGAGCTGAATGGGATTTTGCGGCTCTTCGACGGGCAGCGCTCGTTGATGGACGTGGTCGACGAGTCGCCGTTCGAAGATCTGTCGACCCTGTCGACCATCTCGAAGCTGTACTTCGAGGGTCTTCTGATCGAGCTCGATGACGTCGCCGACGAGGTGCACGACACCGAGCCGTCCGCGGACGATTCGGTCGTCCCTGCCGAGCTGGGGTTGGCGGACACCACGCGGCCGCCTCCGTCGGCCATCGAGGAGATGCTGGTGGTCCCCGGGCCCGATAGCCTGACGCCGCCGCCGGCCGCGTCGCGCGATCTGGCGGCGCTCTTTACGCAAGATGGGAAGGGCGGCGCCGAGGCGGACGCCAAAGACGATCACGGCGTCGGCGGGGATGCCGGTGACGACGGCGAAGACGACGATCGAGAAGACGACGAAGACGACGAAGAGGACGCGCGCGAGGACGACTACGACGACGAGAACGGCGTAGGCCACGCGGCCTTCTCTCCGGACGATCAGGACGAGACGACGCAGCCGGAGGTGCCTGTTTCGAAGGCCAAGCTGCGTGCGCTGGTGGAGGAGGCGGAGTCGGACTCCGACGTCACGGTGCCGGTGGGGCGCGCGTATCGGCGCCGCACGGAGGACGACGCGGCCGTCTTTTTGCCGATGCGCAACCAGGGGTCCGGGGTCGCGCAGCGCGCGGCGGCGTTGGTCGGGGGAGCGCTGGTGGTGGTGGTGCTCGCGGTGCTCTATTTCCGCTGGCAAGATGGGCAGGAGGGGCCGGCGATTCAAGCGGCGGCCGCCTCGTCGCCGTCGTCGGAGAAGGGAGCGGCCCCCGCGAAGGTGGTGGCCGATGGGCCGAAGCTTGCCATCTCGAGCGCGGTGACCACGGCTTCGAGCTCGGCGAGCCCCGTGGCCGAGGCGGACGCGGGGCTCGTCAAGGCGGCGACGGCGGACGTGGGGAAGGCGCCCGCTGGAGCGGGATCGTCGTCGTCCGAGGGGACGCCTTCGTCGGCTGCGTCGGCGAGCTCGCGCAGGCGGCATCCGCCTCGTTCGGAGGCGGCGGAAGCCGATGCGAGCACCGTCGCGGCGGCGGGTGGCGGTGCAAGCCCCTCGGGATCCGCGGGGGCCGCCGTTGCTCCCGCGGGCGCGGGCGGTGGCACCTTGACGCAACAAGCGCAACGCTTGCTGGAGCGGGGCAACCCCACGGGTGCCGCCGAGCTGGCGCGCAAGGCGGTGAACGGCGATCCGACGAACGCCGAAGCGTGGCTGACATTGGGCGCCGCGCACGACGCCGCGGGCAACCATGCGCTGGCACGCGGCGCGTACAAGAGCTGCGTCGACAGCGGGCAAGGGCCGCGGGTGAGCGAGTGCCGCGCGTTGGCCGGCGGCCCGTAG
- a CDS encoding SPFH domain-containing protein, with protein MGVFDFVKNGVREMMIARPDNQKHLLCFKHPDQNFPMYSQLTVDSDEVAVFFKDGRVVGVLPPGRHTLQTQNIPFLNNIVNHFTGGQVFIAELYFVRMTPKRNIPYGDKLGDMVDPLTSEVVGPRVYGEFSLQVVDPVRFVIGYHGQSGYGDRDNDDWIKKLFMIGVRTVLGEVCEVEGKSLLQVVSITEKLVQAIMARAPNLAEMGVRIVGMGPPNINFNDEDRARLVRAQAEVAAVDREVKMKQKLVAAAKAEADARQFGLDQKFNQDARYVQNLAGNWQNYAAGQAIIGAGQGMAEHGVGGGLAGLGAEVAIGASVGGAMAGAFQNQPQFGVGGAPQAGQAGPAGGGGASVQGALLTCSKCGARQPVGKFCSECGTSLAAKKICAGCSQELVPPTVKFCANCGTSTAAPANPA; from the coding sequence ATGGGAGTGTTCGATTTCGTAAAGAACGGGGTGCGCGAGATGATGATCGCGCGGCCGGACAACCAGAAGCATCTTCTTTGCTTCAAGCACCCCGACCAGAACTTCCCCATGTACTCGCAGCTCACCGTCGACAGCGACGAGGTTGCGGTCTTCTTCAAAGATGGTCGCGTCGTCGGCGTGCTCCCGCCCGGGCGTCACACGCTCCAGACGCAGAACATCCCGTTCCTGAACAACATCGTGAACCACTTCACGGGCGGGCAAGTCTTCATCGCCGAGCTGTATTTCGTGCGGATGACGCCCAAGCGCAACATCCCCTACGGCGACAAGCTGGGCGACATGGTCGATCCGCTCACCAGCGAGGTGGTGGGCCCGCGCGTCTATGGCGAGTTCTCGCTGCAGGTGGTCGATCCCGTGCGCTTCGTCATCGGCTACCACGGCCAATCCGGCTACGGGGATCGCGACAACGACGATTGGATCAAAAAACTCTTCATGATCGGCGTGCGCACCGTGCTGGGGGAGGTGTGCGAGGTCGAGGGCAAGAGCCTCCTGCAGGTGGTCTCCATCACGGAGAAGCTGGTGCAGGCCATCATGGCGCGGGCCCCCAACCTGGCCGAGATGGGCGTGCGCATCGTGGGCATGGGCCCGCCGAACATCAACTTCAACGACGAGGATCGGGCGCGGCTGGTGCGCGCGCAGGCCGAGGTGGCGGCCGTCGATCGCGAGGTGAAGATGAAGCAAAAGCTGGTGGCGGCGGCCAAAGCGGAGGCCGACGCGCGCCAGTTCGGGCTCGATCAAAAGTTCAATCAAGACGCGCGCTACGTCCAGAACCTCGCTGGAAACTGGCAAAACTACGCGGCGGGGCAGGCCATCATCGGCGCCGGCCAAGGCATGGCGGAGCACGGCGTGGGCGGAGGGCTCGCGGGGCTCGGCGCGGAAGTCGCGATTGGGGCGAGCGTCGGCGGCGCGATGGCGGGTGCGTTTCAGAACCAACCGCAGTTTGGGGTGGGCGGTGCGCCGCAAGCTGGACAAGCCGGGCCGGCGGGAGGTGGTGGTGCGTCGGTGCAAGGTGCTCTGCTCACCTGCAGCAAATGCGGCGCACGCCAACCGGTGGGGAAGTTCTGCTCCGAGTGCGGCACCTCCTTGGCGGCCAAGAAAATCTGCGCGGGATGCAGCCAGGAGCTCGTTCCCCCGACGGTAAAGTTTTGCGCCAACTGCGGAACCTCTACGGCTGCGCCCGCGAATCCTGCGTGA
- a CDS encoding glycosyltransferase, with the protein MNRLVVVVPCYNEGQRLDAGAFGELAAVAGVSLLFVNDGSRDNTEERLRAIERSHPSKVSVLSLTENCGKGEAVRRGLFAALDEGPDAVGYLDADLSTPTSELLRMWNILHERDYSVLLGTRVGLLGTSIERRAARHYSGRVFATFASLTLGLRIYDTQCGAKLFASTPALRAALADPFVSRWAFDVELIGRLLTGSDRVLPLREEDFLEVPLRIWTDVPGSKLHIGSMVKTTAELLLIAADLRRRAQRMKRR; encoded by the coding sequence GTGAACCGTCTCGTCGTGGTGGTGCCCTGCTACAACGAAGGCCAGCGTCTGGACGCGGGGGCCTTCGGGGAGCTCGCGGCCGTCGCCGGCGTGTCGCTCCTCTTCGTGAACGATGGCTCCCGCGACAACACAGAGGAGCGACTGCGCGCCATCGAGCGGAGCCACCCGTCCAAGGTGAGCGTTCTTTCCCTCACCGAAAACTGCGGCAAGGGCGAGGCCGTGCGGCGCGGGCTCTTTGCGGCGCTCGACGAGGGGCCCGATGCCGTTGGCTACTTGGATGCCGACTTATCGACCCCGACTTCGGAATTGTTGCGCATGTGGAATATCCTCCATGAAAGGGATTATTCCGTTCTACTGGGCACGCGGGTGGGGCTCCTCGGCACCAGCATCGAACGCCGCGCGGCGCGCCACTATTCCGGGCGCGTGTTTGCGACCTTTGCGTCGCTCACGTTGGGCCTGCGCATTTACGACACGCAATGCGGCGCGAAGCTCTTTGCGTCCACGCCGGCGTTGCGCGCAGCGCTCGCGGATCCGTTCGTGTCGCGCTGGGCTTTCGACGTGGAGCTAATCGGCCGGCTCCTGACGGGCAGCGACCGTGTTTTGCCGCTTCGGGAGGAGGATTTCCTCGAGGTGCCGCTTCGCATCTGGACCGACGTCCCCGGCTCGAAGCTGCACATCGGAAGCATGGTGAAGACCACCGCCGAGCTCCTGCTCATCGCGGCCGATTTGAGGCGCCGAGCGCAACGGATGAAGCGGCGGTAG
- a CDS encoding SDR family oxidoreductase: MGKVDMADNSRSGTAHGEPQKRRTVLVVGATGRLGVAIAAALVKRQSRVVLTARDPDKLASMAHELGGPENSEPAVVCADLTREDAASLIVAGVRNTVGRIDDIVLACGPFPRTPFETLRREDLHHTLTVHAVAPLLLVHALAGDLAAAQGAVVALGDVGTSRPYTNHVAYITAKGALKAGLRALSAELAPDVRINMLQLGIVADPEADLDPLRTHRLAARSSLGRFGTPEEVAHVVLALLDATWTTGETWNIGR, translated from the coding sequence ATGGGAAAAGTAGATATGGCCGACAATTCGAGGTCGGGCACCGCCCACGGCGAGCCCCAAAAACGTCGCACCGTTCTCGTTGTTGGCGCAACTGGGCGTCTGGGGGTGGCCATCGCGGCGGCCCTGGTCAAAAGGCAGAGCCGTGTGGTCCTCACCGCCCGGGATCCGGACAAACTGGCGTCCATGGCCCACGAGCTTGGCGGGCCGGAGAATTCCGAGCCAGCCGTCGTCTGCGCCGATTTGACCCGGGAGGACGCCGCCTCGCTCATCGTGGCCGGTGTCCGCAACACAGTCGGCCGCATCGACGACATCGTCCTTGCCTGCGGCCCCTTTCCCCGCACCCCCTTCGAGACGCTGCGGCGGGAAGATTTGCACCACACCCTCACCGTGCACGCCGTCGCGCCCCTGCTCCTGGTGCACGCCCTCGCGGGCGATCTGGCGGCGGCGCAAGGCGCGGTGGTCGCGCTGGGGGACGTGGGAACGTCCCGGCCGTACACGAACCATGTGGCCTACATCACGGCCAAAGGGGCCCTCAAGGCGGGTCTTCGCGCCCTCTCCGCCGAGCTCGCGCCCGATGTCCGCATCAATATGTTGCAGCTCGGCATCGTGGCCGATCCCGAGGCCGACCTCGATCCGCTGCGAACGCACCGTCTGGCCGCCCGCTCCTCCCTCGGTCGCTTTGGCACACCCGAGGAGGTCGCCCACGTGGTCCTCGCCTTGCTAGATGCCACATGGACCACCGGCGAGACCTGGAACATCGGTCGGTGA
- a CDS encoding S-adenosylmethionine decarboxylase, which produces MRLGTEWIVDASGCDPEKLRDPTAVDRFVDAVIEGLALTVLPPRRVHRFPGEGGITALVLLTESHLALHTFPEHGALTVNLYCCRERPPYAWEAALHASFGAARVHVVEAPRGVP; this is translated from the coding sequence ATGCGGCTCGGAACGGAATGGATTGTCGACGCAAGCGGATGCGACCCTGAAAAACTGCGCGATCCGACCGCGGTCGACCGCTTCGTCGACGCCGTGATCGAGGGCTTGGCGCTCACCGTGCTCCCGCCGCGGCGCGTGCATCGCTTCCCCGGCGAAGGAGGCATCACGGCGCTGGTGCTCCTCACCGAGTCGCACTTGGCGCTGCACACCTTCCCCGAACACGGCGCCCTCACCGTGAACCTTTACTGCTGCCGCGAACGGCCGCCGTACGCCTGGGAGGCCGCGCTGCACGCGTCCTTCGGCGCTGCGCGCGTGCACGTCGTGGAAGCGCCGCGCGGGGTCCCATGA
- a CDS encoding DUF4178 domain-containing protein: MTFQVRLVRSGPCPQCGAPVEFASGTAPAQICKHCRFVVVRTDRDFRSMGRVADLVPMATPFGLEARGTLEGRPFRVAGRVQYDRIQAPGAPWEEIYLEMDGGAWAWLAHAQGRWLLTSLYGGPPLPMRPPSFAEANPGVVFPVPNMPGLAVVERGQRRFVSGEGELPFPMVPSQVEAYADLAGQGGTFATIDYDAQGWPAHVYFGRAIDPRALAITSAAPLAEAPRAQVTTLVCPKCGGNLPLVAPDQAERIACRYCGMLCDVRQGALVALRELPLPEQPPAIPLGTKGTLRGQEVTLLGYMVRATVVDGETYSWREYLFYASTPPPAGAPPAASSFVFLLEEDGDWQYIVPIHAGEVQRSGPDSVALRGQNYRHLQTVQAVVTSVLGEFYWQVELGETVTATEYEGPHRQKVSQESTRDEVQFSHSSVILGHELRAAFPSAFTAPRETSARAANSKANVFFLVLFALWFVVTMAGCLMARDTVVLEKSVPVVVKKGNFLADAPKAEPWFSEPFVIPGGHNMEMEIEVHSACMVADDAWVTADIALVHMDSGEVWEDSVDFSDNEKSIWYSRLPDGQYVLRVEPDSNKVGVMCGPLKFRLVSGARPFGYMWASFGVLFVIWLFSRRTT; this comes from the coding sequence ATGACGTTCCAAGTTCGTCTGGTTCGCAGCGGCCCTTGCCCGCAGTGCGGGGCCCCCGTGGAGTTCGCGTCGGGCACGGCGCCCGCCCAGATCTGCAAACACTGCCGCTTCGTGGTGGTGCGCACCGATCGCGACTTTCGCTCCATGGGGCGGGTGGCCGATCTGGTCCCCATGGCGACCCCCTTTGGCCTGGAGGCGCGCGGCACCCTCGAAGGGCGCCCGTTTCGCGTGGCAGGCCGGGTGCAATACGACCGGATCCAGGCGCCGGGCGCGCCCTGGGAGGAGATCTACCTGGAGATGGACGGCGGCGCGTGGGCCTGGCTCGCGCACGCCCAGGGGCGTTGGCTCCTCACCTCGCTCTACGGAGGACCGCCGCTGCCGATGCGGCCGCCGAGCTTTGCCGAGGCCAACCCCGGCGTCGTCTTTCCCGTCCCCAACATGCCGGGGCTGGCCGTGGTGGAGCGCGGGCAGCGCCGCTTCGTGTCGGGCGAGGGCGAGCTCCCCTTCCCCATGGTGCCGAGCCAAGTCGAGGCCTACGCCGATCTCGCGGGCCAGGGCGGCACCTTCGCCACCATCGACTACGACGCGCAAGGCTGGCCGGCGCACGTCTACTTCGGGCGCGCCATCGATCCGCGCGCCCTGGCGATCACCTCGGCCGCGCCGCTGGCCGAGGCCCCGCGCGCCCAGGTCACCACCTTGGTTTGCCCCAAGTGCGGCGGCAACCTCCCGCTGGTCGCACCGGACCAAGCGGAGCGCATCGCCTGCCGGTATTGCGGCATGCTGTGCGACGTCCGTCAGGGCGCGCTGGTGGCGCTCCGGGAGCTTCCGTTGCCGGAGCAACCACCGGCCATTCCGCTCGGCACCAAGGGGACGCTCCGCGGGCAGGAGGTGACCCTGCTCGGGTACATGGTGCGCGCGACCGTGGTGGACGGCGAGACGTACTCCTGGCGGGAGTACCTCTTTTATGCGTCGACCCCTCCCCCCGCAGGCGCGCCGCCGGCCGCGAGCTCGTTCGTCTTTCTGCTCGAGGAGGACGGCGACTGGCAGTACATCGTCCCGATCCACGCGGGCGAGGTGCAGCGCAGCGGGCCCGATAGCGTAGCCCTTCGCGGGCAGAATTACCGCCACCTGCAGACGGTGCAAGCGGTGGTCACCAGCGTGCTGGGGGAGTTCTACTGGCAGGTGGAGCTCGGCGAGACGGTCACCGCGACCGAGTACGAGGGGCCGCACCGCCAGAAGGTGAGCCAGGAGTCGACGAGGGACGAGGTTCAGTTCTCGCACTCCAGCGTGATCCTCGGCCACGAGCTGCGGGCCGCGTTTCCGTCCGCCTTTACGGCGCCCAGAGAGACGAGCGCGCGCGCCGCGAACAGCAAAGCGAACGTGTTCTTCCTCGTGCTGTTCGCGCTCTGGTTCGTGGTGACCATGGCGGGGTGCCTGATGGCACGGGACACGGTCGTCCTCGAGAAGAGCGTGCCGGTGGTGGTCAAAAAGGGGAACTTCCTTGCGGACGCGCCGAAGGCCGAGCCCTGGTTCTCCGAGCCGTTCGTGATCCCGGGGGGGCACAACATGGAGATGGAGATCGAGGTGCACTCCGCCTGCATGGTGGCGGACGACGCCTGGGTCACCGCCGACATCGCGCTCGTGCACATGGACTCGGGGGAGGTCTGGGAGGACTCGGTCGACTTCTCGGACAACGAGAAATCGATCTGGTACTCACGGCTGCCCGATGGCCAATACGTGCTGCGGGTGGAGCCGGACAGCAACAAGGTGGGGGTCATGTGCGGCCCGCTCAAGTTCCGGCTCGTGAGCGGGGCGAGGCCGTTCGGCTATATGTGGGCGTCGTTCGGAGTCCTGTTCGTCATATGGCTCTTCAGCCGGAGAACCACCTGA
- a CDS encoding DUF350 domain-containing protein yields MNAMAIVQSAVMSLVFSGIGLVMFLIAFKAIQWLAPFSIRKELEEDQNTAVGILMGAVMLGLAIIIAAAIHG; encoded by the coding sequence ATGAATGCGATGGCGATCGTGCAGTCGGCTGTCATGTCGCTCGTCTTTAGCGGGATCGGGCTGGTGATGTTTCTCATCGCGTTCAAGGCCATTCAGTGGCTCGCGCCCTTCTCCATCCGCAAGGAGCTCGAGGAGGATCAGAACACCGCCGTGGGCATTCTGATGGGCGCCGTCATGCTCGGGCTCGCGATCATCATCGCCGCGGCGATCCACGGATAG